The DNA region TTGTCGGTGGCCAATCCGAATGATTTCGGCACGACCGGGCTCTGGCTGACCGCCGAGATAATATTATCGAGTTCAATCTGATATTCGCTGCCCTTGATGGGTTCGGGCTTGCGCCGGCCGCTGGCGTCCTCCGCGCCCAGTTTCATGCGGATACATTCGAGCATCAGCTTACCATCCTGGGCGAGTACTTTTGAAGGCGCCGCCAGGAATACCAGCTTGACCCCTTCTTCAACTGCCTCCTCCACCTCTTCGGGAGCCGCCGGCATTTCGGCGCGCGTTCTGCGGTAAATAAGGCTTACTTCGCTGGCGCCCATTCTGACCGCTGTGCGGGCGCAATCTATGGCGGTGTTACCTCCGCCGATTATAGCCACGCGTTTCCCGAGTTTAACCGGCTTTTCCAGATTGACTTCACGCAGGAAATCCACGCCGCCAAGAACGCGGGGGTCTGTATCGCCGGGCACGCCGAGCGCGATGGCCTGATGCGCGCCCACGCCGACGAACACGGCGTTAAAACCTTCCTCCAGTAACTTATCCGGAGAATCGACGCGCGCGCCGAGTTTAATAATCGCTCCGGCATTTTCGATTTCTTTGATGTCGGCTTCCAGGATGCGCGGCGGCAGGCGGTAATCCGGTATGCCAACCTTCAACATGCCGCCGGGTGAAGGCAATGCCTCGAAGACGGTCACTGCATGGCCATTCCGCGCCAGGTAGTACGCCGCGGTAAGTCCGGCAGGTCCGGCGCCTATAACGGCCACTTTTTTACCTGTCGCCTGTGCCTTTTTAACCTTTTGTTTCCAGACCCTGGTGTCGTTATCCACGGCATAGCGTTTAAGCTTGCGGATGGCGATGGCTTCATCGATGGACCCGCGGTTGCAGGCGCTTTCGCAGGGATGGGCGCAGACGTAGGCGCAAACCGATGGGAAGGGTATCTTTTCGCGGATGACCGCTACGGCTTCGCCAGGCTTGCCGTCGGCGATGCAGCGTATGTAGCGGGCGGCATCCACACGGGCCGGGCAGCGGTGGGTGCAGGGGGCCTGGGCCGTCCATTTAGCGCCTTTTTTCGACGTTTCAATATCGATGCAGCCATGCGGGCAGGCGTGTTCGCAGGTGTAACAGCCGGTACATTTGTCAGCCGACCAGGCCAGCACTGTGCCGCGCTCGCGGCGGGATACCGTCAGCTTTTGTTCAGGGTACTGGACGGTGACGGGCCGTTTGAGCAGATTCTGGAAAGTAACGCCCATACCCTTGAGTAACCCTCTTCCGAAAAACTCAGGCGCC from Dehalococcoidia bacterium includes:
- a CDS encoding FAD-dependent oxidoreductase; amino-acid sequence: MAPEFFGRGLLKGMGVTFQNLLKRPVTVQYPEQKLTVSRRERGTVLAWSADKCTGCYTCEHACPHGCIDIETSKKGAKWTAQAPCTHRCPARVDAARYIRCIADGKPGEAVAVIREKIPFPSVCAYVCAHPCESACNRGSIDEAIAIRKLKRYAVDNDTRVWKQKVKKAQATGKKVAVIGAGPAGLTAAYYLARNGHAVTVFEALPSPGGMLKVGIPDYRLPPRILEADIKEIENAGAIIKLGARVDSPDKLLEEGFNAVFVGVGAHQAIALGVPGDTDPRVLGGVDFLREVNLEKPVKLGKRVAIIGGGNTAIDCARTAVRMGASEVSLIYRRTRAEMPAAPEEVEEAVEEGVKLVFLAAPSKVLAQDGKLMLECIRMKLGAEDASGRRKPEPIKGSEYQIELDNIISAVSQSPVVPKSFGLATDKSSRLVVDSDTLATAKSGVFAGGDDVLGPATVIECIAQGRQAAISIDKYLGGSGEITEILATPEVPINREGAPLEAFRPANAAIAHEKRLHSFEGVEIGWSKEEALEECSRCLRCDLTYKPEKWQLKGGHCIYCGLCVEACPFDALYMGYEYERNSYRLAEQTLEKEELLTPEKRRPSAYAHPELARELPEQTLLVDTGKTKK